In the genome of Longimicrobium sp., the window AGAACCGCTCCGGAAACCGCGTGTACCGCGCACGCGACCTGGAGCTGATCGCCCTCATCCGTCACCTGGTGCACGACGAGCGCTACACGCTGGAAGGCGCCCGCAAGCGCATCGACGAGCTGCGCCAGGAAGGCGCCGCCTCCGAGGCCGCCTCGCGCGCGCTGGAGCGCTCGTTCGTCCGCTCGCTGCGGGCGGAGCTGGAGGAGATTCTGGAACTGCTGTGAACGGCAGTGAGTGCGTGAGTGCGTGAGTGCGGGCCGATCGAAACGCCCGCCGCCCGCGCGATGTCATCCCGACGGAGCGGCCACGGCGAACCAGCCGCTGCACCGTCGACGGCAGCGACCGAGGGATCCGCCACACATTCCGCTCGGTGCACCGTCCCCGCCCGCGCACCGCATCCAGGCTCTCCGAACTGCGGACAGGAACGCTCGTTGCTTCGGCCGGGTATCCTACAACCAGCGTCACGACCCCGACTTCACCGAACGCGTGGACGATAGATGATGATGAACCACCTCCGAATTCCCCTGCTCGCGCTGACGGCCGCCCTGGCGGCGTGCGGCGGCCGCGGTGAGCCGTCGACCGCCAGGACGGACGCGCCGAAGCAGGCCCCGGCCGATGGACAGGCCCCCGCCGCGCGCATCCAGCGCCCGGCGCCCGGCACCGGCCAGCCGGTGGACGTCACGAATCCCGCGCTCCCGGCGCCCCGCCGCGACGGCACGGCGCAGCCAGCAGCGGCCCCGGGCCAGCCCGCGCCTGGACAGGCGGCGCCGGCCCCTGCGGCGGGAGCGCGGAGCTCGGACCGCGCGGCGGAGATCCTGACGCGGGTGGAGCAGGCGGCCTACGGCATCCGCTCGCTGGAGGCCGACTTCACGCAGACGCTGAACGTCCCCCTGCTCGGCAGCAACCAGCGCAGCTCGGGCAAGCTGTACCAGCGCAAGCCCGACCGCTTCCTGATGCGCTTCAGCGACCCGGACGGCGACGTGATCGTGGCGGACGGGCGGTACTTCTGGCTGTACTATCCCAGCAGCGACCGCACGCAGGTCATCCGCACCAGCATCGCCGAGGGCGGGCAGAGCGTAGACCTGCAGCAGCAGTTCCTCAGCAACCCCAACCAGCGCTTCGTCGCCACGCTGGCGGGCGACGAGTCAGTCGCGGGGCGGTCGTCGTACGTGCTGACGCTGGTGCCGCGCGGCGCCTCGGCGTACAGGATCCTCAAAATCTGGGTGGACAAGGAGGACTACCTGGTCCGCCGCTTCGAGATGACCGAGGAGAACGAGTCCGTCCGCCGGGTGGAGCTGCGGAACGTCCGCACCAACCACGCGCTGGCCAATAGCCTGTTCACCTTCACGCCCCCCGCCGGCGCGCAGATCATCCAGCAGTGACGTGATCGGCGGGTGGTGAACACGAGGCCCTCTCCCGGATGCGGGGGAGGGCCGCGTCGCGTGTCCGGGAGTGGGTAGACCCGTCGCACGCCACACCTGCCGAGGCGCGATCGAAGTCTCCCCTCCCCGCATGCGCAGCATGCGGGGAGGGGCCGGGGGAGGGGCCACCTGCGGCATGCACCGGCAACCCGTCGCAGTGCGCCCACGCCTCGGCGGGACCGGTCCAGGGTCTCCGTGACCGCTGCCGCGCCCAGGTTTGTACGTGTCCGCGGTTAGATCCTTCGGCCCGCGTGGTGTCGCGCCAGAGCGAGTGCGATGCGCTTGGGCCTCACAGGATGACAGGGTTGGATTGCGCGACCCGCGGCTGGCGGCCCGGCGGGATTCCGGCCTTCGGTCCGCTTGCCTCACGCGCGCCACTCGGCCTACATTGGCGCCGAGACAATGAACTGCTACGGGGCGACTTACGTATGGCCAAGACATCCAGCTTCGACATCACCTCCAGCGTAGACCTGCAGGAGGTGGACAACGCCGTGAACCAGGCGACCAAGGAAGTCGCGCAGCGCTACGACTTCAAGGGCGCCACGGTAGAAATCGACTTCAGCAAGAAGGACGGCACGCTCAAGCTGCTGGCCGACGACGAGTACAAGATGACGGCGCTGATCGACATCATCCAGAGCAAGTTGATCAAGCGCGGCGTGCCCATCCGCAACCTGGACTACGGCGAGGTGGAACAGGCGTTCGGCGGCAAGGCGCGCCAGACGATCACCCTGGTGCAGAGCATCAGCACCGAAAAGGGCAAGGAGATCGTCAAGTCCATCAAGGAAGCGGGCTTCAAGAAGGTGAACGCGCAGATCCAGGACGAGCAGGTGCGGGTTACGGCGCCCTCCATCGACGACCTGCAGGCCGTGATCGCCCACCTGAAGAAGCAGGACTTCGGGCTGGAGCTTGCGTTCGGCAACTACCGCTAGCCGGTGGTGGGGAAGAAGCGACGCGTGCCGTCCCGAGCTCAGTCGGGACGGCACGCGTTCATCCACGAGGAATGGTCAGTTCAGGCCGTCGGTGTGGTCGCCCTGCGCGGAGTCCTGGCGGGCCTCGGCCTTCTCCTCGGCGGCCTCTTCGGTGTCGCCCGAGCGGGCCTCTTCGGCCGCTTCGTTGTTGTGGTCTTCGGCGTTGTCGTTGCAGGCCGCGGCGCCCAGCGAGAGCAGGGCGAGCAACGCGGCCATCCAGAATCGGTTCTTCATTCGTACCAGTCCAGGTGTATTTGAGATGTCTGTAACCCCAGTGGCACGAGAAAGCAATAACGCGGCCAGCGCCGCCCTGTTCCACCGCGCGTGCGAGGTGATTCCCGGCGGCGTCAACTCGCCGGTGCGCGCGTTCCGGGCGGTCGGCGGCGAGCCGTTCTTCGTCGACCGCGCCGCGGGCTCGCGCATCTGGGACGTGGACGGAAACGAGTACATCGACTACGTGCTGTCGTGGGGCCCCATGATCCTGGGCCATGCGCATCCCGCCGTCATCCAGGCCATCACCGAGGCGGCGGGGCGCGGCACGTCTTATGGCGCGCCGACGGAGGCCGAGGTGCAACTGGCGGAGGCGGTGCGGGAGTTCTTTCCCTCGATGGAGCGCATCCGCCTGGTGAACAGCGGCACCGAGGCGACGATGAGCGCCGTCCGGCTGGCGCGCGGGTTCACCGGGCGCGAGATGATGCTGAAGTTCGAAGGCCACTACCACGGCCATGGCGACTCGTTCCTGGTCAAGGCCGGCTCCGGCGTGGCCACGCTGGGCCTTCCCAACTCGCCCGGCGTGCCGGCGGACCTTTCCAAGCTGACGCTGACGGCGCCGTTCAACGACTTGGAGGCGGTGGAGACGGCGTTCCGCGCGCACCCGGAAAAGATCGCCTGTGTGATCCTGGAGCCGGTCGTGGGCAACGCGGGCTTCCTGCCGCCGGACGAGGGCTTTCTCCACGGGCTCCGGCGTATTACCGAGGAGCACGGCGCCCTGCTGATCTTCGACGAGGTGATGACGGGCTTTCGCGTGGCCCCCGGCGGCGCGCAGGAGCTGTTCGGCATCCGGCCGGACCTCACCACGCTGGGCAAGGTGATCGGCGGCGGCCTTCCCGTCGGCGCGTACGGCGGGCGGGCGGACGTGATGGCGCACGTGGCGCCGGTGGGACCCGTCTACCAGGCGGGGACGCTCTCGGGCAATCCCCTGGCGATGGCCGCCGGTCTGGCGCAGCTGAAGATCCTGCGCGACGAGAACCCCTATCCCGAGCTGGAGAGGAAGACGAAGCGGCTCGTGGAGGGTCTGCTGGCGAACGGCGCGGAGATGGGCGTGCCCATGTGCGGAGGCAGCTACGGCTCCATGTGGGGCGTATTCCTTGCGGCGGGGCCGGTACGCACCTTCGAGGACGCGAAGGGCTCCGACGTGGACACGTTCCGCCGCTTCTTCCATGCAGCGCTGCAGCGGGGCGTGTTCTTCGCGCCCTCCGCGTTCGAGGCCGGGTTCCTGTCTACCGCCCACACCGATCAGGATGTCGAAGAAACCATCTCCCGCGCCCGTGACGCCCTCCGCTTTGCGCTGGCGTAAGCTGGCGGGCGCCCTGGCGCTCGCCGTCCTTGGCGCATGCGCGCCGCGCGGCCCGCGGGTGCCGACGGTGCCCGTCGTGGTCATCCGCGACACGGTAGTGACGCCCACCCGTCCGCCACGCGACACGGTGTCCATCCCCGCGACGCCCACGGCGGACACGGCCGCGTTCCCCGAGGCCCTGCTGGCGCCGCGGGTGCGCGTGGGCCTGGTGGTCGACACGTCGCGCATCGAGATCACCTCCGCCGGCGCGTTCTCCGTGCTGACGGACGCGGGGCAGGAGGTCGCCCGCCTTCCCGCCGGCGGCACGGCCACGTTCGCGGACGCGGGAGGCACCATCACGCTGGCGAGCCGCACGGGTGCGAGCGCGGGCGGGCCGGGCGGCGCCGGGCTTCGCGCGCCGCTGGTCATCCGCCCCGCCGCGCCGCACGGCACGCTGTCGGTGAAGGGCCAGGCGTACCGCGGAGAGCTGGTGGTGCAGGACGCGCCGCGCGGCGGGCTGACCATCGTCAATCGCCTGGACATGGAAACGTACCTGCTGGGCGTGGTGCCGCGCGAAATCGGCAACGTGCAGGCGGACGTGTTCGAGGCGGTGAAGGCGCAGGCCGTAGCGGCCCGCACCTACGCGGCCATCTACATGGGGCGGCGGTCGGCGCAGGGGTTCGACGTGTACGCCACGGTGGAGGACCAGGTGTACGGCGGACAGGCGGCGGAGTACCCGCTGGCGTCGCGCGCCGTTCGCGAAACCGCTGGCGAGATCATCACGTACAGCGGCCAGCC includes:
- a CDS encoding MerR family transcriptional regulator — protein: MKRPQREFYSIGEVCELFDVKPHVLRYWETQFPALSPPKNRSGNRVYRARDLELIALIRHLVHDERYTLEGARKRIDELRQEGAASEAASRALERSFVRSLRAELEEILELL
- the lolA gene encoding outer membrane lipoprotein chaperone LolA produces the protein MMMNHLRIPLLALTAALAACGGRGEPSTARTDAPKQAPADGQAPAARIQRPAPGTGQPVDVTNPALPAPRRDGTAQPAAAPGQPAPGQAAPAPAAGARSSDRAAEILTRVEQAAYGIRSLEADFTQTLNVPLLGSNQRSSGKLYQRKPDRFLMRFSDPDGDVIVADGRYFWLYYPSSDRTQVIRTSIAEGGQSVDLQQQFLSNPNQRFVATLAGDESVAGRSSYVLTLVPRGASAYRILKIWVDKEDYLVRRFEMTEENESVRRVELRNVRTNHALANSLFTFTPPAGAQIIQQ
- a CDS encoding YajQ family cyclic di-GMP-binding protein, with translation MAKTSSFDITSSVDLQEVDNAVNQATKEVAQRYDFKGATVEIDFSKKDGTLKLLADDEYKMTALIDIIQSKLIKRGVPIRNLDYGEVEQAFGGKARQTITLVQSISTEKGKEIVKSIKEAGFKKVNAQIQDEQVRVTAPSIDDLQAVIAHLKKQDFGLELAFGNYR
- the hemL gene encoding glutamate-1-semialdehyde 2,1-aminomutase produces the protein MSVTPVARESNNAASAALFHRACEVIPGGVNSPVRAFRAVGGEPFFVDRAAGSRIWDVDGNEYIDYVLSWGPMILGHAHPAVIQAITEAAGRGTSYGAPTEAEVQLAEAVREFFPSMERIRLVNSGTEATMSAVRLARGFTGREMMLKFEGHYHGHGDSFLVKAGSGVATLGLPNSPGVPADLSKLTLTAPFNDLEAVETAFRAHPEKIACVILEPVVGNAGFLPPDEGFLHGLRRITEEHGALLIFDEVMTGFRVAPGGAQELFGIRPDLTTLGKVIGGGLPVGAYGGRADVMAHVAPVGPVYQAGTLSGNPLAMAAGLAQLKILRDENPYPELERKTKRLVEGLLANGAEMGVPMCGGSYGSMWGVFLAAGPVRTFEDAKGSDVDTFRRFFHAALQRGVFFAPSAFEAGFLSTAHTDQDVEETISRARDALRFALA
- a CDS encoding SpoIID/LytB domain-containing protein; this translates as MTPSALRWRKLAGALALAVLGACAPRGPRVPTVPVVVIRDTVVTPTRPPRDTVSIPATPTADTAAFPEALLAPRVRVGLVVDTSRIEITSAGAFSVLTDAGQEVARLPAGGTATFADAGGTITLASRTGASAGGPGGAGLRAPLVIRPAAPHGTLSVKGQAYRGELVVQDAPRGGLTIVNRLDMETYLLGVVPREIGNVQADVFEAVKAQAVAARTYAAIYMGRRSAQGFDVYATVEDQVYGGQAAEYPLASRAVRETAGEIITYSGQPITAYYHSTCAGQTAAIHEVWNNAPIPYLVAVRDVDPRTGEAYDKVSSRFRWTERWTHEQLVGILNRTMADSLRGRRITRIDDMRVLERTPSDRIRAMRLATDAGTFTLGKDRIRWILTPASRAGILNSSKFDVRLVREGGRVTEIVAEGGGWGHGIGMCQVGAMGRARAGQDYRTILRAYYPGTQIVDQY